One Candidatus Bathyarchaeota archaeon genomic window, CTTTTGCACTCTAGATTTTGGATTATAAAGAACAAAAACTATCTTGCTTTAACTTTAATATTAATTTTTTAATGAACAAAGCCGATGGTTAATCCAAATAATGAATTTGAGGGCCGCCGCCGGGATTTGAACCCGGCCTCCAGGCTCCATTAGCCAAGATAAGAATTTTATATCCTTTATCTTTCAGGCCTGTACGCTACCAAGCTACGTTACGGCGGCCATTATAGTTTGTTAAGTTTTTTTTGACTGAACAATATCTTAATCATCTTGATTTAAAATATTAAAACTTTAAACTGTATCGAATAGCCATAGAGCAACTTTAAAGGTTCGATATCTAATGCATGAGAAATTATTATCTTCTGAAAAGGTCTACGAAGGCAAGTTGATAAATACTCGTAAAGATGAAATCAGATTAAAAGGTAGACTTTTCACTAGGGAAGTAGTTGAGCATCCAGGGTCTGTTGCCATCGTACCTATACTTAATGACGGATCAATAGTAATGATTGAGCAATATAGGCATCCAGTTGAAGAAGTTCTACTTGAAATTCCTGCTGGAACTTTAGAGATACATGAAAACGATATTGAATGTGCTCATCGAGAATTGATTGAAGAAACTGGATATAAAGCAGGAAATTTGAGAAAAATAATAAGCTGCTATCTAGCGCCAGGATACTGTACTGAATTAATTCATATTTTCTTAGCAACTGAAATTAAGGTTGCAAAACAGAGGTTAGAAGATGATGAATCCATTAGAGTCGTTACCAGAGAATTACCGGATGTAAAAAAGATGATAAAAGATGGCTTAATCAAAGATGCAAAGACAATAATTGGAGTAACCTTCTTAGATTTAAACAAAGAAATACAATAATCTGATTATTGTTCTCTTTATTGATATGGATGAATATTTTTATTTGACAGGGATAAAATATCTATTCGCTTGGAAAAAGCGGGGGTACCCGAGTCAGGTCAAAGGGGCAGGACTTAAGATCCTTAAAAAGAATTAGTTATCCTGTGGCGCAGAGTAAATTGATTTTACGCGTAAGCCTTCGTGGGTTCGAATCCCACCCCCCGCACCAATAGCGGTAAACA contains:
- a CDS encoding NUDIX hydrolase is translated as MHEKLLSSEKVYEGKLINTRKDEIRLKGRLFTREVVEHPGSVAIVPILNDGSIVMIEQYRHPVEEVLLEIPAGTLEIHENDIECAHRELIEETGYKAGNLRKIISCYLAPGYCTELIHIFLATEIKVAKQRLEDDESIRVVTRELPDVKKMIKDGLIKDAKTIIGVTFLDLNKEIQ